In Candidatus Ancaeobacter aquaticus, one DNA window encodes the following:
- a CDS encoding PEP/pyruvate-binding domain-containing protein, whose product MKYCLILLVSVLAFTLTGVSLNSLSPKKPVPVRLHPFVKNALKTKGYLAKDSFFKGLKETIEDRDKISLSDDDVFNIIMIIKKLNNTAGVHSSQIKDVVLELNQYLEKFDSNKSMVGKIQLEELLLPVIDEAGKKHYVPIVFVYLGNKSALVFYLIPDKESEALVETGTADIDLDRVIPVDDFGVNNIKVVLLTSRDRLIAQALKEGIIEQTVNNPSRKLVTSQTLQKAYDVLSSKEPYYWKKEIFKLLNLPIPKYLSEKDGWKTFLHDVLIKSNSLITNKKYTQFGLDAMKIKIYTVRVPSEHDGFVYEDGATRLVYPHLSLKKSKHGYSQGELELYLPEFIVDKKKDKGIFYQYNMGNVPTEVLLAQMIDRALAVEIFGLPDYWMAVETIRLNFNDFVAISEVMLYKICCAKEVNDNKFIKRFNDEYASVKTPNARMKYMIELMNDEVNFLWDKKLMFPTTSVSKRSWDKVLTKKECIELSSIPLMKDIKKLMSTQNKDENQITDTASQIMLEIFDRIENEFIDKKLLSEIRMYARKSFIAVKKKKYSTAVYFWGKLRNRESWLKSGNNMEVEIRDKVRNSKNFMLLDLLGNFLDYHYAQYIEIHGVASLESIVGKNYMVDGQIRLIRNDKEFKKVYSDLKPWEIIVLQYIPVLYEEIANVGGIITGNVGAIQSHEATLAREMGIPAASIYHAPKLLERLDRKWVTFTVFGDTASIEPFIDERRIEAAMNVPPSDTERKIEIPCVYVSSLVNYVNGLEQIDSFEEVGNKAYKLAVLKRKLDLPKVSVPDADAVLFSAYHRFLKENPELKKYIEDTVVGIETKNEDEMMRKLQKIRQKIIDTPLPEQLREEITKGLKEGVFKDKQPVAVRSSTNAEDLPNMSGAGLYESYLNIKTLDEIIVHIKKVWASLWKRESFMWRKVFGINHFEVYPAVIIQKMVPADLSFVIYTANVRGKKGKKTNQVVIEMVAGMGESLVGDGSQYVGHPAQFIYDKKKDACVSIKLGDRTIKAVPDKKGGLKTVHDDTLNKDRLEKLVGSSLSEFVSRIGRIAVEDELIFEKPQDIEAVYTNKDGIDQFVIVQSRDIVGFDYYPVRDDILIKKYGEMVDNIGKEMLPYLDKMHSTEEFAVIEEVFRYPFLTMEESEFRYRVPILKYIFRYKNIGPKILSRLLWYPMGGHKDYCGWLKEFSPRMLAKLFTLMVVDLNNEEIKKIFKLNAYMITRSIANMGVEKSKKILKDIRAEKLAMIVNEINHYYENFDRIVIKENKVQEVEMRDVIIAMINVMGHNQKARFLSSLEPGSKNWLFQGDEKILIEGSSIEHPELSILILSDNPEECWNILDVIEEKNIHMCVPVDKRIEENISSTSVKRAVKRIDPFIIVLDVSGWKADDPGSGKPVIDFLYWLKRAKLRSQVILIARKGIQIPSSFYDDYGVTEVIEKDDIFLEKVPAAITSIINEIKQSEFYAKVYPRSLQLEIDDHDMRREKFDDRS is encoded by the coding sequence ATGAAATATTGTCTAATACTTCTTGTAAGTGTCCTTGCGTTTACATTAACAGGTGTGTCGTTAAATTCCTTATCACCTAAAAAACCTGTTCCTGTACGACTCCACCCATTCGTGAAAAATGCGTTAAAAACGAAAGGATACCTCGCTAAGGATTCATTTTTTAAAGGGCTGAAGGAGACTATAGAAGATCGTGACAAGATTTCTCTCAGTGATGATGATGTGTTTAATATCATTATGATTATTAAAAAATTAAATAATACTGCAGGTGTCCATAGTTCTCAAATAAAAGATGTTGTTCTTGAACTGAATCAATATCTCGAAAAATTTGATTCGAATAAATCTATGGTAGGTAAGATACAGTTAGAAGAATTATTACTTCCTGTCATAGATGAAGCCGGAAAAAAACACTATGTGCCGATTGTATTTGTTTATTTAGGTAATAAAAGTGCGCTTGTATTTTACTTGATTCCTGATAAAGAAAGTGAAGCATTGGTTGAAACTGGAACAGCCGATATTGATTTAGATCGCGTCATTCCTGTGGATGATTTCGGGGTAAACAATATAAAAGTGGTGTTATTAACATCAAGAGATAGGCTCATTGCACAGGCTCTCAAGGAGGGAATCATTGAGCAAACAGTTAATAACCCTAGCCGAAAGCTCGTCACTTCACAAACTTTACAAAAGGCATATGACGTATTGTCTTCAAAAGAACCGTATTATTGGAAAAAGGAAATATTTAAACTACTCAATTTACCGATACCTAAATACCTTTCAGAAAAAGACGGCTGGAAAACATTCTTACACGATGTGTTAATAAAGAGTAATAGTCTCATTACGAATAAAAAATACACCCAGTTCGGTTTGGATGCAATGAAGATTAAAATATATACGGTTCGTGTTCCGTCTGAGCATGATGGTTTTGTGTATGAGGATGGGGCAACAAGATTAGTTTATCCACATCTGTCCCTGAAGAAAAGCAAACATGGGTATTCTCAAGGTGAGTTGGAATTGTATCTTCCGGAATTTATCGTGGATAAAAAAAAGGATAAGGGAATATTCTATCAATATAATATGGGCAATGTGCCAACCGAGGTATTGTTAGCGCAGATGATTGATAGAGCATTGGCTGTTGAGATATTTGGTCTTCCGGATTATTGGATGGCAGTTGAGACTATTCGCCTTAATTTTAACGACTTTGTTGCAATAAGTGAAGTAATGCTCTACAAAATATGTTGTGCTAAAGAAGTAAACGATAATAAATTTATCAAAAGATTTAATGATGAATATGCATCAGTAAAGACACCAAACGCTCGCATGAAATATATGATTGAACTTATGAACGATGAAGTTAATTTTTTATGGGATAAGAAGCTCATGTTTCCCACTACAAGTGTTTCAAAAAGATCCTGGGATAAAGTGTTGACCAAAAAAGAATGTATAGAGCTTAGCAGTATACCTTTAATGAAAGATATCAAAAAGTTAATGAGTACGCAGAACAAGGATGAAAATCAAATTACTGATACTGCTTCGCAAATTATGCTTGAGATATTCGATAGAATAGAAAATGAATTTATAGATAAAAAACTGTTAAGTGAGATTCGTATGTACGCACGAAAATCGTTTATTGCTGTAAAAAAGAAAAAATACAGTACTGCAGTATATTTCTGGGGTAAATTAAGAAACAGAGAGTCGTGGCTTAAGTCGGGAAATAATATGGAGGTGGAAATAAGAGATAAAGTTCGCAACAGTAAGAATTTCATGCTGTTAGACCTTCTCGGTAATTTTCTTGACTATCATTACGCGCAATACATCGAAATACATGGTGTTGCCTCATTAGAATCTATTGTAGGAAAAAATTACATGGTTGACGGTCAAATACGATTGATACGAAACGATAAAGAATTTAAGAAAGTATATAGTGATTTAAAGCCGTGGGAGATTATAGTGTTGCAATACATACCAGTGCTTTACGAAGAGATAGCGAATGTTGGGGGGATAATAACCGGTAATGTTGGTGCTATACAGTCTCATGAAGCAACGCTTGCACGTGAGATGGGGATTCCTGCCGCATCAATATACCATGCCCCGAAATTATTGGAACGACTAGACCGTAAGTGGGTAACATTTACCGTTTTTGGCGACACTGCTTCCATTGAACCATTTATAGACGAAAGAAGGATTGAAGCGGCGATGAATGTCCCGCCAAGCGATACTGAAAGAAAAATTGAAATACCGTGCGTTTATGTTAGTTCACTCGTTAACTATGTTAATGGCCTTGAGCAAATAGATTCTTTTGAAGAAGTAGGTAATAAGGCGTACAAACTGGCAGTCTTAAAAAGAAAACTGGATCTGCCAAAAGTGAGTGTTCCTGATGCAGATGCTGTCCTATTTTCAGCTTATCACAGATTTCTTAAGGAAAATCCTGAGCTCAAAAAATATATAGAGGATACTGTAGTAGGGATTGAAACAAAAAACGAAGATGAAATGATGCGGAAACTTCAGAAAATACGCCAAAAAATAATAGACACACCTTTGCCGGAGCAATTACGTGAGGAAATAACCAAAGGGTTGAAAGAAGGGGTGTTTAAGGATAAACAACCGGTTGCTGTCCGTTCGTCCACAAATGCTGAGGATTTACCGAATATGAGCGGTGCAGGATTGTATGAATCGTACCTAAATATTAAGACTCTTGACGAAATAATTGTGCATATAAAAAAGGTATGGGCGTCATTATGGAAACGGGAATCGTTTATGTGGAGAAAAGTTTTTGGCATTAATCATTTTGAGGTATATCCTGCTGTAATAATTCAAAAGATGGTTCCTGCGGATTTGTCGTTTGTTATATATACCGCAAATGTGCGGGGGAAAAAAGGGAAAAAGACTAATCAAGTGGTTATTGAGATGGTTGCCGGTATGGGTGAATCACTTGTTGGTGATGGGAGTCAGTACGTTGGGCATCCCGCACAATTCATATATGACAAAAAAAAGGATGCGTGTGTTTCAATAAAGCTTGGGGATCGAACAATAAAAGCGGTACCGGATAAAAAAGGAGGGCTTAAGACTGTTCACGACGATACATTAAATAAAGATCGGTTAGAAAAGCTTGTCGGTTCTTCTCTCAGTGAGTTTGTCAGTAGGATCGGGAGAATAGCTGTTGAAGATGAACTGATATTTGAAAAACCACAGGATATTGAGGCTGTCTATACTAATAAAGATGGTATTGATCAATTTGTCATAGTGCAATCTCGTGATATTGTCGGTTTTGATTATTATCCGGTACGTGACGATATTCTTATTAAAAAATACGGTGAAATGGTGGATAATATAGGGAAAGAAATGTTGCCCTACTTAGATAAAATGCATTCAACGGAAGAGTTTGCTGTGATCGAGGAAGTATTTCGTTATCCATTCCTTACGATGGAGGAAAGTGAATTTCGCTATCGCGTACCAATATTGAAGTATATATTTCGCTATAAAAATATTGGGCCAAAGATCTTATCGCGCTTGTTATGGTATCCCATGGGTGGTCATAAAGATTATTGTGGCTGGCTGAAAGAGTTTTCTCCTCGTATGCTAGCAAAACTATTTACGTTGATGGTTGTTGATCTAAATAACGAAGAAATTAAAAAGATATTTAAGCTTAATGCTTATATGATTACACGATCTATTGCTAATATGGGTGTAGAAAAGAGTAAAAAAATATTAAAGGACATTCGGGCAGAAAAGCTTGCAATGATTGTAAATGAAATAAATCATTACTATGAAAACTTTGATAGAATTGTAATAAAAGAGAACAAGGTACAAGAAGTAGAGATGAGGGACGTTATTATCGCTATGATCAATGTTATGGGACACAATCAAAAGGCGCGGTTTCTGTCGTCATTAGAACCAGGTTCTAAAAACTGGCTTTTTCAGGGAGATGAAAAGATACTGATAGAGGGTAGTTCTATAGAGCATCCTGAGTTATCAATACTGATTTTAAGTGATAACCCAGAAGAGTGCTGGAATATTCTTGATGTTATCGAGGAAAAGAATATACACATGTGTGTGCCCGTTGATAAAAGGATAGAAGAGAATATTAGCAGTACTTCGGTAAAGAGGGCTGTGAAACGCATAGACCCTTTTATTATAGTCCTTGACGTTAGTGGATGGAAAGCTGATGATCCAGGTTCAGGTAAACCGGTAATCGATTTTCTTTATTGGTTAAAGAGAGCTAAATTACGTTCT